The Vibrio agarivorans genome contains the following window.
GGATACCATCTCGTCCGTTACTCCGGCAGCACCAATGGCTTATCAGCAGTTTAAGGCACTGGCACAAGAACAAAACTGGCCACAAGCAGAGCAACTTCCTGAGACATTTGAGCCCCAAAATAGCGCTTATCTATTCTCTGGTACACAGATGTTTGCTGAGTCTTTAAGCCCACAGCCCGCACCAGAGATCAGCGACATACCAAGTGAGTTATTGAATCGATATGTCAGTGACGATAAGCGTTATCTTGTTACGATTGTACCGCAAGGTGATATGACCAACGTTGATAGTGTTCAACGTTTTATTCGCGAGGTTCAGGCGATTACGCCTAATGCTACTGGCCGTGCGGTTGCCGAGCAACAAGTCGGTAAAATCATCGTGAATGCTTTCCAGACGGCGATCATTATTGCAGTAGTGGCGATTACGCTTCTACTCACAACGACAATTCGTAGTGCCAAAGACATTGCACTGATCTTTGTGCCATTAACGCTCGCTTCATTGACCACTCTTGGCATGATGCATTGGTTCAATCTATCCATGAATATGGCGAATATTATCGTGATTCCGCTTATCTTTGGTCTTGGCGTAGACAATGGTATCCATATCGTGAACCGATTTAGAGCCGTTGGGGATATCCACTCATTCTTCGCGACATCCACCCCGAAAGCGACAGTCGTGAGCTGTCTATCAACCCTAATGACATTCGGCGCACTGATTTTAGCGCAGCACCAAGGCATGCATTCAATTGGTTTGGTGCTGACCATCGCGTTGAGCAGCATTTTGGTTTATAGCTTGGTGTTATTGCCGGTTAGCCTTCAGTTGACTATTAGTAAGAAGTCTTAGGGCGATTAGCCTTAGGTAAGGCATAGGAAAGCGGTTGCAAATTCAATAATGAGCCGCGTTTGATTGACGTAATATAACGTTGGTCTAACGCGGCTTTTGTCGTTTGCTCACTCTGTAAAGTACGTTCATTTTTAGCAAAAATTGATAACTTGATCACAACCTATAGCTGGTGGTAGGATGCGCTCCCTAAATTAGTACAACTATATAACTAACCGAACATTAATGATTAACTAGACTCTTCATTTAGGGTCATTAAGCATTATGAAAACAAGACAATTTTGGTGTTACAGCATTTAGTAGCACTACTGGACATATAACTATCGCTTTGTCGTTGTTTTCCAATCTCTGGAAAAATGAAATGAAACAACTTTTTTGGCTTACCCTAGTGGCGGTAAGCGCACCTTTTGCGAATGCACAAGATTCAATGTTCCCCATATGGGGAGAAGAAGCAGAGGCTCGTGGTTATACATTGCCAAAACCTTGGGGCCTTTCTTTATCCTACATGGATATGAATAATCCAATTACCGTAAATAATATTGGTCTGAGTGGAACACCTCTTTTGGAGTCTGTCGATATTGATGCGACTAAAGCACAGTTCAAAGGGTCCAACATAACACTTCGTGGAGATTTATGGCTATTTCCATTCTTGAATGTTTATGGAATTTTAGGACAAACTAGAGGTGAAAGTACCGCACTAATTGAGTCGGTTACATACAATGGTGGATGGCCATGTCACAATGGGTGCACGATAGATGACCTAAATATACCATTCACTTTAGATATGGATGGAACGACCTATGGTGCCGGTACAACAATCGCAGGCGGTGTGGGCAATTGGTTTGCACTTGTTGACATGAACTATACCCTAACAAATATTGATGCTATTGATGGTGAGATTAAGACATTTGTTGCTGCACCTAGAGTCGGTCATCGTTGGCAATATGATGGTGGCAAAGAGCTTAGAGTTTGGGTGGGAGCTATGTACCAAGATGTTCAACAATATTTGTCTGGAAACATAGGAGATATCATTCCACAGTTGGCTGATATACTTGAAGATGGGCGCTTCGAAGTCCAACAAAGCGCAGACGACAAATGGAACGGCACCGCAGGCTTCCAATACGCCTTCAATCGCGATTGGGATATCTTGTTTGAAGCAGGCTTCGGCTCACGTGAAACCCTGTTCGTTGCTCTAGGCAGACGCTTCTAAGTGTAATAAGAGTTTCAATTAATACGGGCTGGCAAAGTGCTAGCCCGTTTTCATTTCTATCGAATGAAATGATTAAAGGTAACGACTTCTCAAGTGCGCTTTAAAGAATTCAGCATTCAATGTCTCACCCGTAGCAGATTTAACCAACTCATCCGTCGTCAATAAGCTACCCTTACTCCAGATATTTTCAGATAGCCAAGCAAAGATAGGCGATAGATCACCGCTTATAATCGCAGCATCTACATCAACCGTTTTCTTCATCGCTGCCATAAATTGAGCCGCATACATAGCTCCGAGCGTGTAGCTAGGGAAGTAACCAAATGCACCATCTGTCCAGTGAATATCCTGCATACACCCATTAGTGAAGTTACCTTGCGTAGATAAGCCAAGATACTCCTGCATCTTGCTATCCCAGAGCTCAGGTACATCAGTGTGTTTAATGTCACCGTTGATTAAGTCACGCTCAATCTCGTAGCGCAAAATGACGTGCGCAGGGTAGGTCAATTCATCGGCATCGACACGAATGAAGTCTTTCTTCACACGAGTGTAGAGTTTTTGGAAGTTATCAAATGCGAACAACTCTGGGTTATGCCCCTTGAAGGTGCTGCCGGCCATAGCGGATAGGTGTTTGATGAAGGCATCACTTCGGCCTACCTGCATTTCAAAAAATAGAGACTGTGATTCATGGATACCCATTGAGCGCGCTTCACCTGCAGGAAGTCCGGCTAAGGTTTTTGGCAGGCCTTGTTCATAGCGTGCGTGACCCGTTTCATGAACAATGCCCATAAGCGACTGAACGAATTCATTTTCATCATAGCGCGTGGTAATCCTGACATCACTTGGCACGCCGCCGCAGAATGGGTGAACACTTTCATCGAGTCGGCCGTGGTTGAAATCAAACTTGAGTAGCTTCATCACCTCAAGGCCTAGTGCCTTTTGATGAGCCGTATCAAACTGACCACTTGGCTCGATAAAGGATTCACTGCTTTGCTTATCGATAACTTGATCAATCAATTCAGGTAACCAAGTTTTTACGTTATCAAACAGTTGATTGAGGGATTCGGTTTTTGTGCCGGGCTCATAGATGTCTAACATGGCATCGTAGGGGGATAAGCCTGTGGCATCTGCGCGGATTTGCGCTTCTTCTTGAGAAAGTTTGACCACTTCTGCCCAGTTCTTTTCAAAACCTTGCCAATCGTTCTCTTTACGTTGAGTGCGCCATGCGTGCTCACACTTCGAGCCGGCTAATGATTTCGCTTGGACAAGTTTTTCAGGTAATAGGTTGCTTTGCTGCCACTGACGTTTTAGCTCTCGAAGTACGGCAGGGTTGTCACCTTGCAATGACTCTTGATCTGCTTGGGCGAACCAATCACTTAATTGTGGCTGCGTCATCAATTTGTGAATATGTACGGAAAGCTCCGCCATGGCGTTTGAGCGGGCTTCATTGCCGCC
Protein-coding sequences here:
- a CDS encoding carboxypeptidase M32 — protein: MSAFENLKAHFQTISNFNHLSAICGWDAASMMPAGGNEARSNAMAELSVHIHKLMTQPQLSDWFAQADQESLQGDNPAVLRELKRQWQQSNLLPEKLVQAKSLAGSKCEHAWRTQRKENDWQGFEKNWAEVVKLSQEEAQIRADATGLSPYDAMLDIYEPGTKTESLNQLFDNVKTWLPELIDQVIDKQSSESFIEPSGQFDTAHQKALGLEVMKLLKFDFNHGRLDESVHPFCGGVPSDVRITTRYDENEFVQSLMGIVHETGHARYEQGLPKTLAGLPAGEARSMGIHESQSLFFEMQVGRSDAFIKHLSAMAGSTFKGHNPELFAFDNFQKLYTRVKKDFIRVDADELTYPAHVILRYEIERDLINGDIKHTDVPELWDSKMQEYLGLSTQGNFTNGCMQDIHWTDGAFGYFPSYTLGAMYAAQFMAAMKKTVDVDAAIISGDLSPIFAWLSENIWSKGSLLTTDELVKSATGETLNAEFFKAHLRSRYL